CCAGACCTACGGCGCGGCCCTGGTCTGCTCGATCGCCACCCTGGACGGCCTCCAGCAGCTGGGCGTGCAGGTCAGCCCGGTCGAGGAGGACGGCTACTACTACGCCTGGCGGCTGATCGGGCACTGGCTGGGCCTGCCCGACCGGCCGGTGCCGCTGCCGGACGGCGTCGGCGAGGCCCGGACGCTGTGGCACGAGGCCAGGGACGGGGGTGAATGGGCGCCCAGCGAGGAGGGGGTGCTGCTGACCCGCAGCTGCACCGAGCTCTACGAGTCCTACCTGCCGCCGGGGTTGAAGGGCATCGTGCCGGCGCTGCTGCGGCAGACCCTGACCGACAGGTTCGCCGACATGGCCGGGCTCCCGCACGCCGTCCACCGGCGCGGCACGCCGCCGGCCGAGTCCGTGGAGGAGCGGCTGCACCACCACTCCTCCACCGGCAGCGGCCACCGCCGGCTCCACCACTACCGCGACCACCAGCTGCTGGAGGCGCTGGGCCATGTCGCGAGGAAGGTCGGCCGCGGCCCGGAACGCTCCCACGAGGGCTCCGAGCCGCAGCTTGCCGACCACTGCTGACTACCGCGCGGCGGCGGACTCCTCCTCGCCGGCGAAGGCCCGCCAGAGCCGGGCGTAGGGGCCGTCCAGCTCCAGCAGTTCGTCGTGCGGGCCGTCCTCGACGATCCGCCCGTGGTCCAGCACCACGACCCGGTCGGCCCGGGCGGCGGTGGTGAGCCGGTGGGCGATCACCACGGTGGTCCGGCGGGTGCCGGCCCGCTGCGACAACCGGTCGGCGGCGCGGTTCACCGCCGCCTCGGTGGCCAGGTCGAGCGCCGCGGTGGCCTCGTCCAGCAGCAGGATGTCGGGGTCGACCAGCTCCGCACGGGCCAGGGCGATCAGCTGCCGCTGGCCGGCCGAGAGGTTGCGTCCCCGCTCGCTCACCTGGTGCAGGTAGCCGCCGTCCAGACCGGCGATCATCTCGTGCGCCCCGACCGCCCTGGCCGCACTCTCGACCTCGGCGTCCGAGGCCTCCTCGCGGCCGTAGGCGATGGCGTCCCTGACCGTGCCGGAGAACAGGTACGCCTCCTGCGGGACCACGCCGAGCCGGTGCCGGTACTCGGCCAGGTCGAGCTCGCGCAGATCCATCCCGTCGACCCGGACCGCGCCGCCGGTCACGTCGTAGAACCGGGCGAGCAGCTTCACCAGCGTCGACTTGCCCGCGCCGGTCTCGCCGACCAGGGCCACGGTCTGCCCGGCGGGGATCCGCAGGTTGATGCCGGTGATCACCTCCGACTTGCGCGCCGGTTCGGCCCCGGCGGCGTCGTGCTCCCCGGCGGCGTCGTGTTTCGCGGCGGTGCCGTTCTTCGCGGCGGCGTTGTTCTTCGCGATCGCGGTGTGGGTGATCGCGTTGTAGGCGAAGTGGACGTCGTCGAACTGGATGTCGCCGCGCAGTCGGCCGACCGGCTTCGGCTCGGCCGCCTCCGGGGTCGACGTGGGCGTGCGCAGCAGGTCGCGGATCCGGCTGAGGCCGACCACGGCCTGCTGGTAGCCGTCGAAGACCTGCGAGAGCTGCTGCACCGGCGAGAAGAACAGGTCGATGTAGAGCAGGTAGGCGACCAGCGCGCCGGTGGTGAACGTCCCGGCGTCGACCCGGTGCGCGCCGACGATCAGCACCAGCGCGGCTGCGACGCTGGAGAGGAACTGCACGAAGGGGAAGTAGAGCGAGATGTAGAGCTGCGCCCTGATCCGGGTGTGCCGGTAGTCGTCGCTGAGGTCGGAGAACCGGGCCCGGTTGCGGTCCTCGCGCAGGAAGGCCTGCACGATGCGCATCCCGGCGACGTTCTCCTGGAGGTCGGCGTTGACCGTGCTGACCTTCTCGCGGGCCAGGTTGTAGCTGGCCGAGGACTTCTTCCGGAACACCAGGGTGGCGATGATCAGCGCCGGCAGCA
The Streptacidiphilus albus JL83 genome window above contains:
- a CDS encoding oxygenase MpaB family protein; this encodes MVTYADMLTLKPLGDPPADRVAAELLDTGQVGDVEALLRTVSSIGHDVPGNTPQLLRDHLEETRGFPEWTDPDRVAHISAFYRKHRRSADIVLCTTGLVGTYLSPVGARTLHSAHRPDRPHRQLAQSTGLFLAMGEPDAFTSRSGLIPACQKVRLVHAAIRLLHTRSGRWDSERDGMPVSLLQTYGAALVCSIATLDGLQQLGVQVSPVEEDGYYYAWRLIGHWLGLPDRPVPLPDGVGEARTLWHEARDGGEWAPSEEGVLLTRSCTELYESYLPPGLKGIVPALLRQTLTDRFADMAGLPHAVHRRGTPPAESVEERLHHHSSTGSGHRRLHHYRDHQLLEALGHVARKVGRGPERSHEGSEPQLADHC